The Balneola vulgaris DSM 17893 DNA segment TGTATTAATGGAAGTATTCCGTGAAGCAGGTGTACCTGATGGCGTTATCAACTTAATCTATGTTGACGGCCCAACTGCTGGCGATATCATTTTCTCTCACCCTGATTTTGCAGGAATCCATTTCACTGGTAGTACAGGCGTATTCCAGCACATTTGGAAAACTATCGGTGAGAACATTTATAAGTATAAGTCTTATCCACGTATTGTTGGTGAAACAGGTGGTAAGGATTTCATTATGGTTCACCCATCTTCGAAAGCAAAAGAAGTGGCTACAGCTATCTCAAGAGGTGCATTTGAGTTCCAAGGACAGAAGTGTTCTGCAGCATCTCGTGCTTACATCCCAAACAACCTATGGGAAGATGTGAAGAATTATGTAGTTGAAGATCTTAAGACCTTCAAAATGGGTGGAACTGAAGACTTCAGCAATTTCATCAATGCCGTAATTGACGAGAAGTCGTTCGATAAAATTGCAAAATACATCGACGATGCTAAAGCCAGTGATGATGTTGAAGTAATTGCAGGTGGTAACTACGATAAGTCGAAAGGTTACTTCATTGAGCCTACGGTATTGCTTTCAAAAGATCCTAAGTACACAACAATGTGTGAAGAGATCTTTGGACCAGTAATCACTATTTATGTGTACGATGAGAATGAATTCGAAGCTACGTTAGATCTAGTAGATTCAACTTCTCCATATGCATTAACAGGTTCTATCTTTAGCCAAGACCGTTACGCTATTGAATTAGCTACTAAGCGCCTTGAGCAATCTGCTGGTAACTTCTACATCAATGATAAGCCAACAGGCGCCGTTGTAGGTCAGCAGCCATTTGGTGGTGCAAGAGGTTCTGGTACGAACGATAAAGCTGGTTCTATGATCAACTTATTACGTTGGGTATCTCCACGTACGATCAAGGAAACATTTGTTCCTGCAACCGATTATAGATATCCATTCTTAGGAGAAGACTAATACCTACGTCTTTTCCATTTCCTATTGAAATAAAAAAGGCCTCCACGTGGAGGCCTTTTTCTTTGGTAGATATTCTTTAATTAGTTTCTCTTACCCGGCTTGTACGTTTCTTTAGCACGTGCTTCTACATCTTCTCTGTAGTAGGCAACATCCTTAAAGTCTACATCAATATAAGGCTGTGCTTGATCGTAGAAATGTGGTGAGTCTGGATCCCCACTTTGTCCACCGGCTAGGATACTTTTCGCTTTTACTTTCTCGCCAAACTCTACTACCGCTACAAAGCTATTCCCTGAAGTACCGTAGAGTTTTTTCGTGTCATAAGTTCGAGCACCATATGAAGCTAAAGCTCCCCATCTACCCGAGGCAAAGCCAACTGGTAAACTAGGTTGGTTGTCATCAAAGTGAGGCTGAATGCTTCCATCTAAGCGCTGGAAACGATTCACTTCACCCCAAGCGATGTTCCATGTACCGAAATCTTCTTCTATCTGATCTAAGGTCGTTTTTAAGATTTCAAGCCGTTCTTTAAATGGAGCTTTATTCCCATAGTA contains these protein-coding regions:
- the pruA gene encoding L-glutamate gamma-semialdehyde dehydrogenase gives rise to the protein MATGFFNVPPAINEPILSYAPGSPERKELQEALKEARSKQVDVPMYIGSELETTDNKKPMSPPHDHQHILGYFSEGDASHVKQAIDAALEAKADWAAMSWEHRASIFLKAAELIAGPYRAKMNAATMLGQSKNAFQAEIDSACEIIDFLRFNVEYMTQIYAQQPESSEGIWNRLEQRPLEGFVFALTPFNFTAIAGNLPTSAAMMGNTIVWKPAYTQIYSANVLMEVFREAGVPDGVINLIYVDGPTAGDIIFSHPDFAGIHFTGSTGVFQHIWKTIGENIYKYKSYPRIVGETGGKDFIMVHPSSKAKEVATAISRGAFEFQGQKCSAASRAYIPNNLWEDVKNYVVEDLKTFKMGGTEDFSNFINAVIDEKSFDKIAKYIDDAKASDDVEVIAGGNYDKSKGYFIEPTVLLSKDPKYTTMCEEIFGPVITIYVYDENEFEATLDLVDSTSPYALTGSIFSQDRYAIELATKRLEQSAGNFYINDKPTGAVVGQQPFGGARGSGTNDKAGSMINLLRWVSPRTIKETFVPATDYRYPFLGED